A single Anatilimnocola floriformis DNA region contains:
- a CDS encoding recombinase family protein has protein sequence MPTEKHVAIYLRVSTKRQDTKSQEPDLKRWAEANSDQTVAWYRDKFTGKTMDRPGWSKLQGAIDRGEVSKVVCWRLDRLGRTAKGLTALFAELIERKVNLVSLKDGLDLSTPAGRLMANVLASVAQFETELRAERVLAGQAAARASGRTWGGSEKGRLISVTPEQIEVVHSMEAQRAKITAIARATGLSRPTVYRLLAEHEPK, from the coding sequence GTGCCAACCGAAAAACATGTGGCGATCTACCTGCGAGTGAGCACCAAGCGGCAGGACACCAAGTCTCAGGAACCAGACCTGAAGCGATGGGCCGAAGCCAACAGCGATCAGACGGTTGCCTGGTACCGCGACAAGTTCACCGGGAAAACGATGGACAGGCCGGGCTGGAGCAAGCTGCAGGGGGCGATCGACCGCGGTGAAGTGTCGAAGGTTGTGTGCTGGCGATTGGACCGCCTGGGACGCACTGCCAAGGGGCTGACTGCCTTGTTCGCCGAGTTAATCGAACGAAAGGTGAATCTCGTCAGCTTGAAGGACGGCCTGGACCTCAGCACGCCTGCAGGACGATTGATGGCGAATGTGCTGGCCTCAGTCGCTCAATTCGAAACTGAGTTGCGGGCGGAGCGCGTCCTTGCTGGCCAAGCGGCCGCACGAGCGTCTGGGCGGACCTGGGGCGGATCCGAGAAGGGCAGACTAATCTCTGTGACGCCCGAGCAGATTGAAGTCGTTCACAGCATGGAGGCGCAACGTGCCAAGATCACCGCGATCGCACGTGCTACGGGATTAAGTAGACCGACAGTGTATCGGCTGCTTGCGGAACACGAACCGAAATGA
- a CDS encoding aldo/keto reductase has product MKTVLLPSGERVPALGQGTWHLGEHSATRAEEIATLRLGLDLGLTLIDTAEMYGEGQSEQLIAEAINGRRDEVFMVSKVYPQNASRQAAVAACERSLYRLNIDRLDLYLLHWRGEAPLAETMEAFLALQRAGKIRHYGISNLDLADMQELWSVPGGPAVATDQLLYNLARRGIEWDLLPWLRAKHVPVMAYSPIEQARLSHNPKLADFATRHGMTPAQAALAWLLAKDDVIVIPKTSRRERLKENLGALDHPLTAPQLAELDRLFPPPTGPRPLEML; this is encoded by the coding sequence ATGAAGACAGTTCTACTGCCATCGGGTGAGCGTGTGCCGGCTCTCGGCCAGGGCACGTGGCACCTGGGGGAGCATTCGGCAACTCGAGCAGAAGAGATTGCCACCCTGCGGCTCGGTCTTGACCTGGGCCTCACCCTCATCGACACAGCCGAGATGTATGGCGAGGGTCAGTCGGAGCAACTCATTGCCGAGGCGATCAACGGAAGACGTGATGAGGTTTTCATGGTGAGCAAGGTCTATCCGCAGAATGCGTCCCGCCAGGCAGCCGTCGCCGCCTGCGAGCGTAGCCTGTATCGACTGAATATCGACCGGCTCGACCTTTATCTCCTACATTGGCGTGGCGAAGCGCCTCTGGCCGAGACGATGGAAGCCTTCCTGGCGCTGCAAAGGGCCGGCAAGATTCGGCATTACGGCATCAGCAACCTGGATCTTGCGGACATGCAGGAGCTATGGTCGGTTCCCGGAGGCCCGGCCGTGGCGACTGACCAACTGCTCTACAATCTTGCGCGCCGCGGCATCGAATGGGACTTGCTGCCGTGGCTCCGCGCAAAGCACGTTCCGGTCATGGCCTATTCGCCCATCGAGCAGGCCAGACTCTCCCACAACCCGAAACTGGCCGATTTCGCGACGCGGCACGGTATGACGCCGGCGCAGGCCGCACTCGCCTGGCTGCTTGCCAAGGACGATGTCATCGTCATTCCGAAGACAAGCCGCCGTGAGCGATTGAAGGAGAATCTCGGCGCGCTCGACCATCCGCTGACGGCGCCGCAGCTTGCCGAGTTGGATCGCCTGTTCCCGCCGCCGACAGGGCCTCGGCCGCTTGAAATGCTTTGA
- a CDS encoding restriction endonuclease subunit S — translation MQPPRPTPKKNLRNADEFLEKLIEQAALGLLTKDMRSTLPHDAAAEDCRNLQQEIKAIDYKVNRKSEPTKGRDSLRSMVPEKWELVAIDEIFRLIDYRGKTPKKTTSGKRLITAKNIKRGYLSDEPVEYMSEEAYKKWMVRGYPMPGDIFFVTEGHTMGFAALNDRSDRFALAQRTITLQPICPLNTKFFLYFILSRPFQNLVKLNATGAAAVGMKGSKLRSLPLAFPPNAEQQRIVSVLDAARSGVERLRVVYEQKLAALDALKRSLLHQAFNGQLMRDERVVVAANPLSTFPIEIAGISTTDLHAGILAMSCKSHEVAGKVGEFTHVKAEKIAHMIEARLGIELGRTPVKDAAGPNDFNHLTKVEHRARMAKFFDFKRTSSGKYQVSKLTGFDRHIEKTRAALGSHLEAVEGLLQWMVTMSVQQAEIVATVFAAWNNLLLDGLLLP, via the coding sequence TTGCAACCGCCAAGGCCAACACCGAAAAAAAACCTCCGCAACGCCGATGAGTTTCTCGAAAAGCTCATCGAGCAAGCCGCTCTTGGCCTTCTCACCAAGGACATGCGGTCAACGCTGCCGCACGACGCCGCCGCGGAAGATTGCAGAAATCTGCAGCAGGAAATCAAAGCGATCGACTACAAAGTAAACCGCAAGAGCGAACCGACAAAAGGGCGGGATTCTTTGCGATCAATGGTACCCGAGAAATGGGAACTCGTCGCGATCGACGAGATCTTTAGGCTCATCGACTATCGCGGAAAGACGCCGAAAAAGACCACTAGCGGCAAGCGACTTATCACAGCGAAAAACATTAAGCGTGGCTATCTGTCCGACGAGCCAGTCGAGTACATGTCTGAAGAGGCTTACAAGAAATGGATGGTCCGAGGCTATCCGATGCCCGGCGACATCTTCTTTGTAACCGAAGGACATACGATGGGCTTCGCCGCGTTAAACGATCGAAGTGATCGGTTCGCGTTGGCTCAACGTACGATCACGCTTCAGCCGATTTGTCCACTGAACACCAAGTTCTTTCTATACTTCATTTTGTCGCGACCGTTCCAGAACCTTGTCAAACTCAACGCGACCGGCGCAGCGGCAGTCGGAATGAAGGGCTCTAAACTTCGCAGCTTGCCATTGGCGTTTCCACCGAATGCGGAGCAACAGCGGATCGTGTCAGTACTGGATGCCGCTCGATCGGGCGTCGAACGACTACGGGTGGTGTACGAGCAAAAGCTCGCCGCCCTCGACGCGTTGAAGAGGTCGCTGCTGCATCAGGCGTTCAACGGGCAGTTGATGCGGGACGAGCGAGTAGTCGTCGCAGCCAATCCGCTGTCAACTTTCCCAATCGAGATCGCGGGCATCAGCACAACCGATCTGCACGCAGGCATTCTCGCGATGTCCTGCAAATCTCATGAAGTGGCCGGGAAGGTCGGCGAGTTCACCCATGTGAAGGCCGAGAAGATTGCCCACATGATCGAGGCTCGGCTAGGGATCGAACTGGGACGCACACCCGTGAAGGATGCCGCCGGCCCCAATGATTTCAACCACCTGACGAAGGTTGAGCATCGAGCCCGCATGGCCAAATTCTTTGATTTCAAGCGAACGTCCAGCGGCAAGTATCAAGTCAGCAAACTGACAGGGTTCGATCGTCACATTGAAAAGACTCGTGCGGCATTAGGGAGCCATTTGGAAGCGGTCGAGGGATTGTTGCAATGGATGGTAACAATGAGCGTGCAGCAGGCAGAAATTGTGGCAACCGTGTTCGCGGCATGGAATAATCTATTGCTTGATGGATTGCTGCTGCCTTGA
- a CDS encoding NADH:flavin oxidoreductase/NADH oxidase — protein MATENHPGDFPVTNRLGTAHGCPSGVDHDREVPDIDLLSPLTIRGVSFRNRIVMSPMCQYSADDGLANDWHLVHLGSRAAGGVGLVVVEATAVTAEGRITPKDMGIWSEQHVEPLARIARFVQSQGAIAGIQLAHAGRKASCEPPWLGGTQLKPAAGGWTPVAPSPIPFYEGDPPPSELDEAGISGVVGAFEDATRRALAAGFQVIEVHAAHGYLLHEFLSPLSNHRTDDYGGSLENRMRLTLRVAGRVRALVPADLPVLVRISATDWIEGGWDAAQSVVLAAGLKGLGIDLIDVSSGALSPKARIPVGAGYQVPLARQIRDEAGIMTGAVGLITEAAYANEIITGGDADLVFIARELLREPYWALKAQSELGEEPSWPIPYGYAVKRRAK, from the coding sequence ATGGCTACTGAAAATCACCCGGGCGACTTCCCCGTCACGAATCGTTTGGGAACGGCGCACGGTTGCCCATCGGGCGTGGACCATGATCGGGAGGTGCCCGACATCGATCTGCTCAGTCCGCTGACGATCCGAGGCGTGTCCTTCCGGAATCGGATCGTGATGTCGCCGATGTGTCAGTACAGCGCTGACGATGGGTTAGCCAACGATTGGCACCTGGTCCACCTCGGCAGCCGAGCGGCGGGCGGGGTCGGACTCGTCGTGGTGGAGGCGACAGCCGTTACGGCTGAGGGTCGCATCACTCCCAAGGATATGGGCATCTGGAGCGAACAGCACGTTGAGCCGCTCGCCCGCATAGCTCGCTTCGTACAGTCGCAGGGCGCGATCGCAGGAATTCAATTGGCTCATGCGGGGCGAAAGGCGAGTTGCGAACCACCGTGGCTGGGTGGAACTCAATTGAAACCTGCGGCCGGAGGCTGGACCCCCGTGGCACCCAGCCCGATCCCGTTCTATGAGGGTGATCCACCGCCGTCTGAATTGGATGAAGCCGGCATTAGCGGCGTTGTGGGTGCGTTCGAGGACGCAACGCGACGCGCTTTGGCCGCGGGTTTCCAGGTGATCGAAGTGCATGCCGCACACGGTTACTTGCTGCACGAGTTCCTATCTCCGTTGAGCAACCACCGCACCGATGACTACGGCGGCAGTCTGGAGAACCGCATGCGACTAACGCTTCGTGTGGCCGGTCGAGTTCGGGCGCTTGTGCCTGCTGATCTGCCGGTACTCGTGCGAATCTCGGCGACTGACTGGATAGAGGGTGGCTGGGATGCGGCGCAGTCTGTGGTGTTGGCGGCGGGCCTCAAAGGTTTAGGAATCGATTTGATCGATGTATCCAGCGGCGCGCTGAGTCCGAAGGCGCGTATTCCAGTCGGCGCGGGCTACCAAGTGCCGCTGGCCCGACAGATTCGGGACGAAGCCGGGATCATGACGGGAGCCGTGGGGCTGATTACCGAGGCCGCTTACGCCAACGAAATCATCACGGGTGGCGATGCCGATCTGGTATTCATCGCCCGCGAACTGTTGCGGGAACCGTATTGGGCACTGAAAGCTCAGTCTGAACTCGGGGAAGAGCCGTCATGGCCGATCCCATACGGATACGCGGTCAAAAGGCGGGCGAAGTAG
- a CDS encoding restriction endonuclease subunit S encodes MNTWPIITLGDVCEFQRGLTYAKGDEVNLSGNVVLRATNVDLNTNLLTFAELRYISDTVDVPAAKKVKLGSLIVCTASGSKSHLGKIAYIDQDYGYAFGGFMGMITPRASILPRYLFHLMTSGEYKEFIDGLSDGANINNLKFDDLKQFPVPIPPLPEQQRIVGILDEAFVDIATAKANTEKKPPQRR; translated from the coding sequence GTGAACACGTGGCCAATCATAACGCTCGGTGACGTCTGCGAGTTTCAGCGCGGTTTGACGTACGCGAAAGGCGATGAGGTCAACCTGTCGGGCAACGTTGTGCTACGAGCGACGAACGTTGACTTAAACACTAACTTGCTCACCTTCGCTGAGCTGCGTTACATCAGCGACACGGTCGACGTCCCGGCTGCCAAGAAAGTAAAACTTGGCTCGCTCATAGTTTGCACGGCGAGCGGCAGCAAGAGTCATCTCGGAAAGATTGCGTACATCGACCAGGACTACGGTTACGCGTTCGGCGGCTTCATGGGAATGATCACGCCGAGAGCGTCAATCTTACCTCGCTATCTATTCCACCTGATGACTTCAGGGGAGTATAAAGAATTTATTGATGGGCTCTCGGACGGAGCGAACATTAACAACCTCAAGTTTGATGACTTGAAGCAATTTCCTGTTCCGATTCCTCCCCTCCCCGAACAACAGCGGATCGTCGGCATCCTTGACGAAGCGTTCGTAGACATTGCAACCGCCAAGGCCAACACCGAAAAAAAACCTCCGCAACGCCGATGA
- a CDS encoding TMEM175 family protein, translating into MVNPQRETERLEYFSDAVIAIAATLLSVDLKAPRADVLSGTTLLEALVQQWPSYLAFAVSFLFIGISWAAHHDMFNYVRRTNHMMLILNLMFLMGIALQPFSTALLAEHIGKDGERTAAMVFYGVLLLTSVSYNAVWHYAIRCGLIEDCLDARLLRALSIEHAVAPLLHLSALLVAFWSVRLSLIPVLMLYVFFALPRVAERLIVGSHHIPGFGEGPKQ; encoded by the coding sequence ATGGTCAATCCCCAAAGAGAAACTGAACGCCTGGAGTATTTTAGCGATGCGGTAATCGCAATTGCTGCGACGTTGCTTTCGGTCGACTTAAAAGCGCCTCGCGCCGATGTTCTAAGCGGCACGACGTTGCTCGAAGCACTTGTCCAACAGTGGCCGTCGTACCTTGCGTTTGCGGTCTCGTTTCTCTTCATCGGCATTTCCTGGGCGGCCCACCACGACATGTTCAACTACGTTCGCCGAACGAACCACATGATGCTAATCCTCAATCTGATGTTTCTGATGGGAATTGCCTTGCAGCCCTTTTCCACCGCGCTCTTGGCCGAACACATTGGCAAAGATGGAGAGCGTACGGCGGCAATGGTGTTCTACGGAGTGCTGCTGCTCACCTCGGTGAGCTACAATGCCGTTTGGCACTATGCCATCCGGTGCGGCCTGATCGAGGACTGCTTAGACGCCCGACTGTTGAGGGCGCTCAGCATCGAGCACGCTGTGGCTCCGCTCTTGCATCTTTCGGCACTGCTCGTGGCATTTTGGAGCGTACGGCTAAGTCTAATTCCCGTCCTGATGTTATATGTCTTCTTCGCTCTTCCCCGGGTTGCCGAACGATTGATCGTAGGCTCCCACCACATTCCCGGATTCGGCGAAGGACCTAAGCAATGA
- a CDS encoding HsdM family class I SAM-dependent methyltransferase, with amino-acid sequence MNMILHGIEAPEIIHTNTLTENLGDIQEKHRFDVILANPPFGGKERAEVQQNFPIRTGETAYLFLQHFIKMLKAGGRGAIVIKNTFLSNTDNASVSLRKMLLESCELHTILDCPSGTFLGAGVKTVVLFFDKGAPTKKIWCYQLDPGRNMGKTNPLNDDDLADFLKLQPKQKDSDKSWSIDAKSLDLATFDLSVKNPNGGEAITHRTPLEIIDEIAALDAESAEVLAEIRGRL; translated from the coding sequence ATGAACATGATCCTGCACGGCATCGAGGCGCCAGAGATCATTCACACAAATACGCTTACCGAAAATCTGGGCGACATCCAGGAAAAGCATCGCTTCGACGTCATCCTCGCCAACCCGCCGTTTGGCGGCAAAGAGCGGGCCGAGGTGCAGCAGAACTTCCCGATCCGTACCGGCGAGACGGCGTATCTGTTCCTGCAGCACTTCATCAAGATGCTAAAGGCCGGCGGCCGGGGGGCGATCGTTATCAAGAACACGTTCCTCAGCAACACCGACAACGCCAGCGTCAGCCTGCGGAAGATGCTGCTCGAATCGTGCGAGCTGCACACCATCCTCGACTGTCCCAGCGGAACGTTCCTAGGCGCCGGCGTGAAAACCGTCGTGCTCTTCTTCGACAAGGGCGCGCCGACGAAAAAGATCTGGTGCTACCAGCTCGACCCCGGCCGCAACATGGGGAAGACCAACCCGCTCAACGACGACGACCTTGCCGACTTCCTCAAGCTCCAGCCGAAGCAGAAGGACTCGGACAAGTCGTGGTCGATCGACGCCAAGTCCCTCGACCTGGCCACCTTCGACCTCTCCGTCAAAAACCCCAACGGCGGCGAAGCGATCACCCACCGCACGCCGCTGGAAATCATAGACGAGATCGCGGCGCTGGACGCCGAGAGCGCAGAAGTGCTGGCGGAAATTCGGGGGCGGCTGTGA
- the uvrA gene encoding excinuclease ABC subunit UvrA — MLYSRAGDYPRNQPHLDAEAFSANTPAGACKTCHGLGRVYDATEASMVPDDRLTIRERAIAAWPPAWHGQNLRDIVTTLGFDIDVPWRQLARKDRDWLLFTEEQPTVPVYAGFNLQEVRQARKRKEEPSYQGTFTSARRYVLQTFATTESAAMKKRVAQYLVSSECPTCHGKRLQPESLGVKFAGLDIAELSQLPLKRLAQMLEPYCEGTASGWRQLATEHPEKAVVVERITRDLQSRLAVMLDLGLGYLSLDRSTPTLSPGELQRLRLATQVRSNLFGVVYVLDEPSAGLHPADTEALLTALEGLKTAGNSLFVVEHDLDVIGRADWIVDVGPEAGEHGGRILYSGPPPGLAKVTESHTARYLFRRAQMQPRAVRSAAGHLRLQGVTHNNVRNLDLQIPLGVLTSVTGVSGSGKSSLVSQVLVELVARHLGHHVARAEQDDEVELRAEDIGGRITEGLERISRLVTVDQKPIGRTPRSNLATYTGLFDQVRKQFAATKAARNRHYDAGRFSFNVAKGRCETCQGEGFVFVELLFLPSVYAPCPTCHGARYNAKTLEIKLRGQTIADVLQMTVAAAAEFFAEDPLLLRALQTLLQVGLGYLRLGQPATELSGGEAQRIKLATELQRASRGNSLYILDEPTTGLHAADIDKLVMQLQGLVDAGNTVIVVEHEMRVVASSDWVIDMGPGAGDEGGRVVATGTPADVAQAKGSRTAAYLAAHLKRN, encoded by the coding sequence ATGCTGTACTCGCGAGCGGGCGACTATCCGCGAAATCAGCCACACCTCGATGCGGAAGCGTTTTCGGCCAACACACCCGCTGGGGCTTGCAAAACCTGTCACGGCTTGGGCCGGGTGTACGACGCTACCGAAGCTTCGATGGTTCCGGATGATCGCTTGACGATTCGAGAGCGAGCGATTGCGGCCTGGCCGCCGGCGTGGCATGGCCAGAATCTGCGCGACATCGTCACGACGCTCGGCTTCGACATCGACGTCCCTTGGCGACAGCTCGCGCGCAAGGATCGCGACTGGTTGCTATTCACCGAGGAGCAACCGACGGTTCCGGTGTACGCCGGCTTCAATTTGCAGGAGGTTCGCCAGGCTCGCAAGCGCAAAGAGGAGCCCAGTTATCAAGGGACCTTCACGAGTGCAAGGCGTTATGTCCTGCAGACGTTTGCCACCACGGAAAGCGCGGCGATGAAAAAACGAGTGGCGCAATACCTGGTCAGCAGCGAATGCCCAACTTGTCACGGTAAACGCCTGCAGCCGGAATCACTCGGGGTTAAGTTTGCCGGCCTGGATATTGCCGAGTTGTCGCAACTCCCGCTCAAGCGTTTGGCGCAAATGCTTGAGCCCTATTGCGAGGGAACCGCTTCCGGTTGGCGTCAACTAGCGACCGAGCATCCCGAGAAGGCGGTGGTTGTCGAACGCATTACCCGCGATCTGCAAAGCCGGTTAGCAGTGATGCTGGACCTGGGGCTCGGTTATCTGTCCCTTGATCGCAGCACTCCCACTCTCTCGCCCGGAGAACTCCAGCGACTGCGACTCGCCACGCAAGTTCGCTCGAATCTGTTCGGCGTGGTGTATGTGCTCGACGAGCCGTCGGCGGGACTGCATCCAGCTGATACGGAAGCGCTGTTGACCGCACTAGAAGGTTTGAAGACGGCCGGCAATTCTCTGTTTGTCGTCGAACATGACCTGGATGTCATCGGGCGGGCGGATTGGATTGTCGATGTCGGACCCGAGGCGGGGGAACACGGCGGAAGAATTCTCTACAGCGGTCCGCCGCCCGGTTTGGCGAAGGTCACGGAGTCGCATACCGCGCGCTATCTTTTTCGCCGGGCTCAGATGCAGCCGCGAGCGGTGCGGAGCGCGGCGGGACATCTTCGACTGCAAGGAGTCACGCACAACAATGTGCGCAACCTCGACCTTCAGATCCCACTCGGCGTTCTGACCTCGGTTACCGGGGTCTCCGGCTCGGGCAAGTCCAGCCTGGTGAGCCAGGTTCTCGTGGAGCTAGTGGCGCGACATCTCGGGCATCACGTCGCCCGCGCGGAGCAAGACGATGAGGTGGAGTTGCGTGCCGAAGATATTGGAGGCCGAATCACGGAGGGCCTGGAGCGGATCTCCCGCCTGGTAACGGTTGATCAAAAGCCGATTGGCCGGACGCCACGTTCCAACCTGGCGACCTATACCGGACTGTTCGATCAGGTCCGCAAACAGTTTGCTGCCACCAAAGCAGCTCGCAACCGCCATTACGATGCGGGCCGGTTTTCGTTCAATGTGGCGAAGGGACGTTGCGAGACCTGTCAAGGTGAAGGCTTCGTGTTCGTGGAACTTTTGTTCCTGCCGAGCGTTTACGCTCCTTGTCCAACCTGTCATGGCGCGCGATACAACGCCAAGACGCTGGAGATCAAGCTGCGCGGTCAAACGATTGCCGATGTCTTACAGATGACCGTCGCGGCAGCAGCGGAGTTTTTTGCGGAAGACCCTCTGCTCCTCCGCGCGTTGCAGACATTGCTGCAAGTTGGCCTGGGATACTTGAGGCTGGGGCAGCCGGCGACAGAGTTGTCCGGCGGAGAGGCCCAACGGATCAAGCTGGCGACCGAACTGCAGCGTGCGAGTCGGGGCAACAGCCTTTACATCCTGGACGAACCCACCACGGGTCTGCATGCAGCCGATATCGACAAGCTAGTCATGCAGTTGCAGGGGTTGGTCGATGCCGGCAATACGGTGATCGTGGTAGAGCATGAAATGCGCGTTGTCGCCAGCAGCGATTGGGTGATCGACATGGGACCAGGCGCTGGCGACGAAGGTGGGCGGGTCGTCGCCACAGGTACGCCAGCTGACGTTGCCCAGGCCAAAGGGAGCCGCACGGCAGCGTATCTCGCTGCTCATCTCAAGCGCAACTGA
- a CDS encoding N-6 DNA methylase: protein MLVPLAHGPPGNSDRFSLMFEQAFRNIDDVLRKEAGCTTELDYTEQSSWLLFLKYLDALEREKADEAALEGKKYSSILDKPYRWETWAAPKDKSGQIDHNKTLVGDDLTEFVNRKLFPYLQGFKQKASGPNTIEYKIGEIFGEIKNRIQSGYNLREIIDHIDELRFGSHAEKHELSHLYEAKIKNMGNAGRNGGEYYTPRPLIRAMVQVVAPTIGERIYDGACGSAGFLCEAFAYLQSKKGLTTKDIKTLQEKTFVAKKRSRWPTSSRS from the coding sequence ATGCTTGTCCCTCTCGCACACGGCCCGCCAGGCAACTCCGATCGTTTCTCGCTTATGTTCGAACAAGCCTTCCGCAACATTGATGACGTTCTGCGCAAGGAAGCAGGTTGCACGACCGAGCTCGACTACACCGAGCAATCCTCTTGGCTGTTGTTCCTGAAGTACCTCGACGCGTTGGAACGCGAAAAAGCGGACGAGGCGGCGCTAGAGGGCAAGAAGTACAGCTCGATCCTTGACAAGCCCTATCGCTGGGAAACATGGGCTGCGCCGAAGGATAAGAGCGGCCAGATCGATCACAACAAAACGCTCGTCGGGGATGACCTCACGGAGTTCGTCAATCGCAAGCTGTTTCCGTACCTGCAAGGCTTCAAGCAGAAGGCCAGCGGACCGAACACGATCGAGTACAAGATCGGCGAGATTTTTGGTGAGATCAAGAATCGCATTCAAAGCGGGTACAACCTCCGCGAGATCATCGACCATATTGATGAACTGCGTTTTGGATCACATGCCGAGAAGCACGAGCTTTCGCACCTGTACGAAGCCAAGATCAAGAACATGGGGAACGCCGGCCGAAACGGCGGCGAGTATTACACGCCGCGGCCGCTCATTCGGGCGATGGTGCAAGTGGTCGCACCGACCATCGGCGAACGGATTTATGACGGCGCGTGCGGCAGCGCGGGATTCTTGTGCGAAGCATTCGCTTATCTGCAGAGCAAGAAAGGGTTGACGACCAAAGACATCAAAACGCTGCAAGAGAAGACGTTCGTCGCAAAGAAAAGAAGTCGCTGGCCTACGTCATCGCGATCATGA